A DNA window from Setaria viridis chromosome 2, Setaria_viridis_v4.0, whole genome shotgun sequence contains the following coding sequences:
- the LOC117846069 gene encoding probable LL-diaminopimelate aminotransferase, chloroplastic, whose translation MAAPTGAPATTAPSSSFLSSSSLPLNSRSLETIHRRPAGRMSVTVRCVSSPPAVDTSYKTSVPRNANMAKLQAGYLFPEIARRRAAHLLKYPDAKIISLGIGDTTEPIPDVITNAMAERAHALSTIDGYSGYGAEQGEKKLRAAIAATYYADLGIEDSDIFVSDGAKCDISRLQVLFGSNLTIAVQDPSYPAYVDSSVIMGQTGLYQQDVQKYGNIEYMRCNPENGFFPDLSTVPRTDIIFFCSPNNPTGAAASRDQLTQLVKFAKDNGSIIVYDSAYAMYISDDSPKSIFEIPGAKEVAIETASFSKYAGFTGVRLGWTVVPKELLFSDGHPVAKDFNRIVCTCFNGASNIAQAGGLACLSPEGLKAMHDVVGFYKENTEIIVDTFTSLGFNVYGAKNAPYVWVHFPGRNSWDVFAEILEKANIVTTPGSGFGPGGEGFVRVSAFSHRDNIIEAARRLKQLYK comes from the exons ATGGCAGCACCCACCGGtgcccccgccaccaccgcgccctcctcctccttcctctcttcgTCTTCGTTACCTCTCAA TTCCAGGTCATTGGAGACCATCCACCGCCGACCCGCGGGGAGAATGTCTGTCACTGTCCGCTGCGTCAGTAGCCCGCCGGCCGTCGATACAT CTTACAAGACTAGTGTCCCGCGCAATGCTAACATGGCCAAGCTCCAAGCAGGATATTTATTTCCTGAG ATTGCCAGGAGAAGAGCAGCTCATTTGCTGAAGTACCCTGATGCTAAGATTATAAGCCTTGGGATAGGTGACACCACGGAGCCCATTCCAGATGTCATAACGAATGCCATGGCAGAG AGAGCACATGCCTTGTCAACAATTGATGGCTACAGTGGTTATGGAGCTGAGCAAGGTGAAAAG AAACTAAGGGCAGCAATTGCTGCAACCTACTATGCAGACCTTGGTATTGAAGATTCAGACATATTTGTCTCTGATGGTGCCAAATGTGACATTTCCCGCCTGCAG GTCCTTTTTGGATCTAATCTGACGATTGCGGTCCAAGACCCATCATACCCT GCATATGTTGATTCAAGTGTTATCATGGGCCAAACTGGCTTATATCAGCAAGATGTTCAGAAGTATGGGAACATTGAGTACATGAGATGCAATCCCGAAAATGGATTTTTCCCTGATCTGTCAACTGTCCCACGAACAGATATAATTTTCTTTTGTTCACCCAACAACCCTACCGGTGCTGCTGCATCTCGGGACCAACTAACACAACTAGTAAAATTTGCTAAGGACAATGGGTCCATCATTGTCTATGATTCTGCCTATGCTATGTACATATCAGACGATAGCCCAAAGTCCATTTTTGAAATTCCTGGAGCAAAAGAG GTTGCCATTGAGACAGCATCATTCTCCAAATATGCTGGGTTCACTGGTGTCCGTCTAGGTTGGACTGTTGTCCCCAAGGAGCTTCTTTTCTCAGATGGACATCCAGTTGCTAAAGATTTCAATCGCATAGTCTGCACTTGCTTCAATGGCGCATCAAACATTGCTCAAGCTGGTGGATTAGCTTGCCTCTCTCCAGAGGGTCTGAAG GCTATGCATGATGTTGTTGGCTTCTACAAGGAGAACACTGAAATAATTGTCGACACATTTACATCGCTTGGATTCAACGTGTATGGTGCCAAGAACGCTCCTTATGTGTGGGTGCACTTCCCTGGTCGCAATTCGTGGGATGTGTTCGCAGAGATCCTTGAGAAGGCGAACATCGTGACTACCCCTGGCAGTGGATTTGGACCCGGTGGCGAAGGCTTTGTGAGGGTCAGTGCATTCAGCCACAGAGATAACATCATTGAAGCGGCTAGGAGATTAAAACAGCTGTACAAGTGA